Proteins encoded together in one Diceros bicornis minor isolate mBicDic1 chromosome 18, mDicBic1.mat.cur, whole genome shotgun sequence window:
- the OVCA2 gene encoding esterase OVCA2, whose translation MAAQQPLRVLCLAGFRQSERGFREKTGALRKALRGRAELVCLSGPHPVADAAGPQGAGPDSGPCPPEEQPRGWWFSEQEADVFSALKEPTLCRGLEEALGTVAQALNKLGPFDGLLGFSQGAALAAVVCALGQAGDPRFPLPRFIILVSGFCPRGLGLKESILLGPLSLPSLHVFGDTDCVIPSQESVQLASRFTGAITLTHSGGHFIPAAAPQRQAYLKFLDQFGEGKINKCSAPTSPYPHPSGDT comes from the exons ATGGCCGCGCAGCAGCCTCTGCGGGTGTTGTGTCTGGCGGGCTTCCGGCAGAGCGAGCGGGGCTTCCGCGAGAAGACGGGAGCGCTGAGGAAGGCGCTGCGGGGCCGCGCCGAGCTCGTGTGCCTCAGCGGCCCGCACCCAGTCGCGGACGCAGCGGGCCCCCAGGGCGCCGGGCCCGACTCCG GGCCCTGCCCTCCGGAGGAGCAGCCACGAGGCTGGTGGTTTTCAGAACAGGAGGCAGACGTGTTCTCCGCACTGAAAGAGCCCACGCTGTGCAGAGGTCTGGAGGAAGCCCTGGGAACGGTGGCACAGGCACTGAACAAGCTGGGGCCTTTTGATGGGCTCCTTGGTTTCAGCCAGGGGGCCGCGCTCGCAGCCGTTGTGTGCGCCCTGGGCCAAGCCGGCGATCCCCGCTTCCCCTTGCCACGGTTTATCATCCTGGTATCTGGTTTCTGTCCCCGGGGCCTTGGCCTCAAGGAATCCATCCTGCTAGGCCCCTTGTCACTGCCTTCACTCCATGTTTTCGGGGACACTGACTGTGTCATCCCCTCTCAGGAAAGTGTGCAACTGGCTAGCCGATTCACTGGAGCCATCACCCTCACCCACTCTGGTGGCCACTTCATTCCAGCAGCTGCGCCTCAGCGCCAGGCCTACCTCAAGTTCTTAGACCAGTTTGGAGAGGGAAAGATCAACAAATGCTCTGCCCCTACATCCCCCTATCCGCACCCCAGTGGGGACACATGA
- the DPH1 gene encoding 2-(3-amino-3-carboxypropyl)histidine synthase subunit 1 isoform X1 translates to MAALVASEAAEARGRNGPGRGRAPRGRLANQIPPEILNNPQLQAAIQVLPSNYNFEIPKTIWRLQQAQAKKVALQMPEGLLLFACTIVDILERFTEAEVMVMGDVTYGACCVDDFTARALGADFLVHYGHSCLVPMDTSAQDFRVLYVFVDIRIDTTHLLDSIRLTFAPASALALVSTIQFVSTLQAAAQELKAEYRVSVPQCKPLSPGEILGCTSPRLPKEVEAVVYLGDGRFHLESVMIANPNVPAYRYDPYSKILSREHYDHQRMQANRQEAIATARSAKSWGLILGTLGRQGSPKILEHLESRLRTLGLPFVRLLLSEIFPSKLSLLPEVDVWVQVACPRLSIDWGTAFPKPLLTPYEAAVALRDISWQQPYPMDFYAGSSLGPWTVNHGQDRAPQAQGLPALGKMQKGPTGPSSAAACEGCSCRDEKAARLAP, encoded by the exons ATGGCGGCGCTGGTTGCCTCTGAGGCGGCGGAGGCCCGAGGCCGAAACGGCCCTGGCAGAG gtcGAGCCCCTCGGGGCCGCTTGGCCAATCAGATCCCCCCTGAGATCCTGAACAACCCCCAGCTGCAGGCGGCCATCCAAGTCCTGCCCTCCAACTATAACTTTGAGATCCCCAAGACCATCTGGAGACTCCAACAGGCCCAGGCCAAGAAGG TGGCCTTGCAAATGCCTGAAGGCCTCCTCCTCTTCGCCTGCACCATTGTGGATATCTTGGAAAG GTTCACAGAGGCCGAAGTGATGGTGATGGGTGATGTGACCTACGGGGCTTGCTGTGTGGATGACTTTACTGCAAGGGCCCTGGGAGCTGACTTCCTGGTGCACTATGGCCACAGCTGTCTGG ttCCCATGGACACCTCGGCCCAAGACTTCCGGGTGCTGTACGTCTTTGTGGACATCCGGATAGACACCACCCACCTACTGGACTCTATCCGCCTCACCTTTGCCCCAGCCAGCGCCCTTGCCTTGGTCAGCACCATTCAATTTGTGtcaaccttgcag GCAGCTGCCCAGGAGCTGAAAGCTGAGTATCGTGTGAGTGTCCCACAGTGCAAGCCCTTGTCCCCTGGGGAGATTCTGGGCTGCACATCCCCTCGCCTGCCCAAAGAGGTGGAGGCTGTTGT ATATCTTGGAGATGGCCGCTTCCATCTGGAGTCTGTCATGATTGCCAACCCCAATGTCCCTGCTTACCG ATATGACCCATACAGCAAAATCCTGTCCAGAGAACACTATGACCACCAGCGCATGCAGGCCAACCGCCAAGAAGCCATAGCGACTGCCCGCTCAGCTAAATCCTGGGGCCTTATCCTGGGTACTTTGGGCCGCCAGGGCAGCCCCAagattctggag CACTTGGAATCTCGGCTCCGAACTTTGGGACTTCCCTTCGTGAGGCTGCTGCTCTCTGAGATCTTCCCCAGCAAACTCAGCCTACTTCCTGAGGTGGATGT GTGGGTGCAGGTGGCATGTCCACGCCTCTCGATTGACTGGGGCACAGCCTTCCCTAAGCCCCTGCTGACACCCTATGAG gcggctgtggccctgagggacatttcctggCAGCAGCCCTACCCCATGGACTTCTACGCGGGCAGCTCCTTGGGACCGTGGACGGTGAACCACGGACAAGACCGGGCTCCCCAGGCCCAGGGCCTGCCGGCGCTGGGCAAG ATGCAGAAGGGGCCCACGGGCCCCTCTTCCGCCGCGGCCTGCGAGGGTTGCAGCTGCAGAGACGAAAAGGCGGCGCGGCTCGCTCCTTGA
- the DPH1 gene encoding 2-(3-amino-3-carboxypropyl)histidine synthase subunit 1 isoform X2, with translation MPEGLLLFACTIVDILERFTEAEVMVMGDVTYGACCVDDFTARALGADFLVHYGHSCLVPMDTSAQDFRVLYVFVDIRIDTTHLLDSIRLTFAPASALALVSTIQFVSTLQAAAQELKAEYRVSVPQCKPLSPGEILGCTSPRLPKEVEAVVYLGDGRFHLESVMIANPNVPAYRYDPYSKILSREHYDHQRMQANRQEAIATARSAKSWGLILGTLGRQGSPKILEHLESRLRTLGLPFVRLLLSEIFPSKLSLLPEVDVWVQVACPRLSIDWGTAFPKPLLTPYEAAVALRDISWQQPYPMDFYAGSSLGPWTVNHGQDRAPQAQGLPALGKMQKGPTGPSSAAACEGCSCRDEKAARLAP, from the exons ATGCCTGAAGGCCTCCTCCTCTTCGCCTGCACCATTGTGGATATCTTGGAAAG GTTCACAGAGGCCGAAGTGATGGTGATGGGTGATGTGACCTACGGGGCTTGCTGTGTGGATGACTTTACTGCAAGGGCCCTGGGAGCTGACTTCCTGGTGCACTATGGCCACAGCTGTCTGG ttCCCATGGACACCTCGGCCCAAGACTTCCGGGTGCTGTACGTCTTTGTGGACATCCGGATAGACACCACCCACCTACTGGACTCTATCCGCCTCACCTTTGCCCCAGCCAGCGCCCTTGCCTTGGTCAGCACCATTCAATTTGTGtcaaccttgcag GCAGCTGCCCAGGAGCTGAAAGCTGAGTATCGTGTGAGTGTCCCACAGTGCAAGCCCTTGTCCCCTGGGGAGATTCTGGGCTGCACATCCCCTCGCCTGCCCAAAGAGGTGGAGGCTGTTGT ATATCTTGGAGATGGCCGCTTCCATCTGGAGTCTGTCATGATTGCCAACCCCAATGTCCCTGCTTACCG ATATGACCCATACAGCAAAATCCTGTCCAGAGAACACTATGACCACCAGCGCATGCAGGCCAACCGCCAAGAAGCCATAGCGACTGCCCGCTCAGCTAAATCCTGGGGCCTTATCCTGGGTACTTTGGGCCGCCAGGGCAGCCCCAagattctggag CACTTGGAATCTCGGCTCCGAACTTTGGGACTTCCCTTCGTGAGGCTGCTGCTCTCTGAGATCTTCCCCAGCAAACTCAGCCTACTTCCTGAGGTGGATGT GTGGGTGCAGGTGGCATGTCCACGCCTCTCGATTGACTGGGGCACAGCCTTCCCTAAGCCCCTGCTGACACCCTATGAG gcggctgtggccctgagggacatttcctggCAGCAGCCCTACCCCATGGACTTCTACGCGGGCAGCTCCTTGGGACCGTGGACGGTGAACCACGGACAAGACCGGGCTCCCCAGGCCCAGGGCCTGCCGGCGCTGGGCAAG ATGCAGAAGGGGCCCACGGGCCCCTCTTCCGCCGCGGCCTGCGAGGGTTGCAGCTGCAGAGACGAAAAGGCGGCGCGGCTCGCTCCTTGA